A genomic region of Caldicellulosiruptor acetigenus contains the following coding sequences:
- the miaA gene encoding tRNA (adenosine(37)-N6)-dimethylallyltransferase MiaA, whose product MEKIPLIVIAGLTATGKTDVAVELAQLVNGEIVSADSMCVYKLMDIGTAKPTKEQREAVRHHVIDVVFPDEDYNVAMFQKDATNAILDIYKRGKVPLLVGGTGFYIKSVVDDVEFPEMGDSKQVRKKLYDELSSKGNMYLYELLKEIDKDAANSVHPNNVKRVIRYLEIYFLTGRKPTEFLDKVRRKGSEKYNLLPLCFIMEREALWQRIDQRVEKMFDMGLVDEVKMLLSLGYSKDLKSMQGLGYKQVIPYVEGKISLQEAKDELKLRTRQFAKRQRIWFKYQGEFMFLDVTGMRFEEVVKKCFELCKSVV is encoded by the coding sequence ATGGAGAAAATACCTTTAATTGTTATTGCAGGCCTTACTGCCACCGGAAAAACAGATGTTGCAGTGGAGCTTGCTCAGCTTGTAAATGGCGAGATTGTGTCTGCAGATTCGATGTGTGTATACAAGCTTATGGATATTGGTACAGCAAAGCCTACAAAGGAGCAAAGAGAAGCTGTCAGACATCATGTTATTGATGTAGTATTTCCAGATGAGGACTATAATGTGGCGATGTTTCAAAAGGATGCAACAAATGCAATTTTGGATATTTATAAAAGAGGTAAGGTGCCTTTGCTTGTAGGCGGAACTGGCTTTTATATAAAGTCAGTTGTGGACGATGTTGAATTTCCTGAGATGGGGGATTCAAAACAAGTTAGAAAAAAGCTTTATGATGAGCTTAGTAGTAAAGGTAATATGTATCTTTACGAGCTTCTTAAAGAAATAGACAAAGATGCTGCAAATTCTGTTCATCCAAACAATGTAAAAAGGGTTATAAGATATTTAGAAATTTATTTTTTGACTGGCAGAAAGCCAACAGAGTTTTTAGACAAGGTAAGAAGAAAAGGAAGTGAAAAATATAATTTATTGCCGCTATGTTTTATAATGGAAAGAGAAGCTTTATGGCAGAGAATTGACCAGCGAGTTGAAAAGATGTTTGATATGGGACTTGTAGATGAAGTTAAGATGCTTTTAAGTTTAGGATATTCAAAGGATTTAAAATCTATGCAGGGGCTTGGATATAAGCAGGTAATACCATATGTTGAAGGGAAGATTTCATTGCAAGAGGCCAAAGACGAGCTTAAATTAAGAACAAGACAGTTTGCAAAAAGGCAGAGGATTTGGTTTAAATATCAGGGTGAATTCATGTTTTTGGATGTGACAGGTATGAGGTTTGAAGAAGTTGTGAAAAAATGTTTTGAACTTTGCAAAAGTGTGGTATAA
- a CDS encoding aminotransferase class I/II-fold pyridoxal phosphate-dependent enzyme → MILKIDIEGLKKFYNFSHDLINLTEQALKDLKENFEFIEQIKSFNQLKVLNAFHLNKLSYTHLNKTDGYGYSDSGRDVIEKIFAKVFGCEDALVRIQFISGTQAIATMLFALLRPGDILLSICGKPYDTLQKVIGIKEGGHGNLIEYGIKYQEIDLKGNDFDFEKIETILKENSIKVVFIQRSRGYSVRSSISIEKLEKVIKFIKSISPQTFVVVDNCYGEFVEKLEPTEVGADLIAGSLIKNPGGTIASCGGYIAGKKELVEMCADRLNSPGMGKEVGPSLGFNKEILQGLLFSPHIVAESLKVAVFTSYIMEKLGYEVLPRFNEKRTDIIQTIVFKNEYELVRFCQGVQKGCPVDSNVLPEPWDMPGYSHKVIMAAGGFVQGTSLELSCDAPIRKPYAAYLQGSSSFEIGLVGVLHAIENIRRM, encoded by the coding sequence ATGATATTGAAGATAGATATCGAAGGACTAAAAAAATTTTATAATTTTTCTCATGATTTAATAAACTTAACAGAGCAAGCTTTAAAAGATTTGAAAGAAAATTTCGAATTTATAGAGCAAATAAAGTCATTCAATCAATTAAAGGTTTTAAATGCTTTTCATCTAAACAAACTTTCATATACCCACCTAAATAAAACAGATGGATATGGGTACTCAGATAGTGGGCGAGACGTGATTGAAAAAATCTTTGCCAAGGTTTTCGGATGTGAGGATGCACTTGTACGAATCCAATTTATTTCAGGGACACAGGCAATTGCCACAATGTTATTTGCTCTGCTCAGACCAGGTGATATCCTTCTTTCAATCTGTGGAAAGCCATATGATACACTTCAAAAAGTAATAGGTATAAAGGAGGGTGGGCATGGAAACCTTATTGAGTACGGAATAAAATACCAAGAAATCGATTTGAAGGGCAATGACTTTGACTTTGAAAAAATAGAGACCATTTTAAAAGAAAACTCTATAAAAGTAGTTTTCATTCAGCGTTCACGTGGATATTCTGTCAGAAGTTCAATTTCAATTGAAAAGTTAGAAAAGGTAATTAAGTTTATAAAATCTATTTCTCCTCAAACATTTGTTGTAGTTGACAACTGTTATGGTGAATTTGTAGAAAAATTAGAACCCACCGAAGTTGGAGCGGACTTGATAGCGGGTTCACTTATCAAAAATCCTGGTGGGACGATTGCTTCATGTGGCGGCTATATCGCAGGCAAAAAAGAGCTTGTTGAGATGTGTGCAGACAGGCTGAATTCTCCCGGCATGGGGAAAGAAGTTGGACCATCTCTTGGATTTAACAAAGAGATTTTACAAGGGCTTTTATTCTCACCACACATAGTAGCCGAAAGTTTAAAAGTGGCTGTGTTTACTTCGTATATAATGGAAAAGTTAGGATATGAGGTTTTGCCAAGATTTAATGAAAAAAGAACAGACATAATTCAAACAATAGTGTTTAAAAACGAATACGAACTTGTAAGATTTTGTCAAGGAGTGCAGAAAGGCTGTCCTGTCGACAGCAATGTTTTACCCGAGCCTTGGGATATGCCAGGATATTCTCATAAAGTAATAATGGCAGCAGGCGGATTTGTACAGGGTACGTCTTTGGAACTTTCTTGTGATGCGCCAATACGAAAGCCTTATGCTGCATACTTGCAGGGCAGCTCTTCGTTTGAAATCGGACTTGTTGGAGTGTTACATGCCATTGAAAATATCAGGAGGATGTAA
- the miaB gene encoding tRNA (N6-isopentenyl adenosine(37)-C2)-methylthiotransferase MiaB gives MENKGIYYIDFGTQARFVEEIEKMNTEYYLANGKNKKYHIVTYGCQMNVHDSEKLAGMLNAMGYIETENIQEADLIIFNTCSVREHAESRVYGNIGPLKRLKDKKPDLIIGVCGCMPQQVEVAQKLAKLFPFLDIIFGTKSLHKFPQLLYTAITEKKTVIDVSEDEDVVVEGIPTARRQGVSAFVNIIYGCNNFCSYCIVPYVRGRERSRRPEEIIYEIEQLAQNGVKEVTLLGQNVNSYGKDLGNGITFPKLLEKVNEIEGIERIRFVTSHPKDLSDELIVAMRDLEKVCEHIHLPVQSGSTRILKAMNRHYTKEDYLRLVEKLKTNIPDIAITTDIIVGFPGETDEDFEDTLDVCRKVEFDSAYTFIYSKRRGTPAEKMPNQVPDDIKHQRFQQLVKLVEEIALKKNRQMLGKTYEILIDGRSKRNNLLVGRTRTNKVVNVKCPEEFMFKFVNVKILEAAEHWLYGEVI, from the coding sequence TTGGAAAACAAAGGCATTTATTATATAGATTTTGGAACACAGGCACGGTTTGTTGAAGAGATTGAAAAAATGAATACAGAGTATTACCTTGCAAATGGCAAAAATAAGAAATATCACATTGTGACATATGGCTGTCAGATGAACGTTCATGATTCTGAAAAATTAGCTGGAATGCTCAATGCAATGGGATACATTGAAACTGAAAACATCCAAGAAGCTGACTTGATAATATTTAACACGTGTAGCGTACGAGAACATGCAGAGTCAAGAGTATATGGAAATATTGGACCTTTAAAGAGATTAAAGGACAAAAAGCCTGATTTGATAATTGGTGTGTGCGGATGTATGCCACAGCAGGTTGAAGTTGCGCAAAAACTTGCAAAATTGTTCCCATTTCTGGATATAATATTTGGCACAAAAAGTCTTCATAAATTTCCGCAGCTTCTTTACACTGCTATTACTGAGAAAAAAACCGTTATTGACGTTTCGGAAGATGAGGATGTGGTTGTTGAGGGAATTCCAACTGCAAGAAGGCAAGGAGTTAGCGCGTTTGTCAATATAATTTATGGATGTAACAACTTTTGCTCTTATTGCATAGTTCCATATGTCAGAGGAAGAGAAAGAAGCAGGCGACCTGAAGAGATTATCTATGAAATTGAACAGCTTGCTCAAAATGGAGTAAAAGAAGTTACTCTTTTGGGGCAAAATGTTAATTCATATGGAAAAGACTTAGGAAATGGTATCACTTTCCCGAAGCTACTTGAAAAGGTAAATGAAATAGAAGGAATTGAGAGGATTAGATTTGTAACTTCTCATCCCAAGGATTTGTCAGACGAGCTTATTGTGGCTATGAGGGATTTGGAGAAGGTCTGTGAACATATACATCTGCCAGTTCAGTCAGGGTCAACAAGGATATTGAAGGCTATGAACAGGCACTATACAAAAGAAGACTATCTTAGACTTGTTGAAAAGCTTAAAACAAATATTCCTGATATAGCAATTACTACTGACATTATTGTAGGTTTTCCGGGAGAGACGGATGAAGATTTTGAAGATACCCTTGATGTGTGCAGAAAGGTAGAGTTTGACTCTGCATATACATTTATCTATTCGAAAAGAAGAGGAACACCAGCTGAAAAAATGCCCAATCAAGTTCCAGATGATATAAAACACCAAAGATTTCAACAGCTTGTAAAACTTGTTGAAGAGATAGCTTTGAAAAAGAACAGGCAAATGCTTGGCAAAACGTATGAAATTCTTATTGACGGTCGTTCTAAAAGAAATAACTTGCTTGTTGGAAGAACAAGAACAAACAAGGTTGTCAATGTGAAGTGTCCTGAGGAGTTTATGTTTAAGTTTGTCAATGTAAAGATTTTAGAAGCTGCAGAGCATTGGCTATACGGCGAGGTGATTTAG
- a CDS encoding ACT domain-containing protein: MFVKQISVFLENKSGRLAEVTGILGKHDIDISALSIADTTDFGILRLIVNKPDLALQVLKENGFTVSATDVIAIAVEDKPGGLAKVLEILYKKDIGIEYMYAFVGKLSDQALVILKVEKADEAIEVLKENNVKILPAEEVYAL, from the coding sequence ATGTTTGTAAAGCAAATTTCAGTTTTTTTGGAAAACAAATCAGGCAGGCTTGCAGAAGTGACAGGGATATTAGGTAAGCACGATATAGACATCTCAGCTTTGTCAATTGCTGATACAACCGATTTTGGTATCTTGAGGCTTATTGTTAACAAGCCTGATTTAGCCTTGCAGGTTTTAAAAGAAAATGGGTTTACAGTTTCAGCAACAGATGTAATTGCCATTGCTGTGGAAGACAAACCAGGAGGGCTTGCAAAGGTTCTTGAAATACTCTACAAAAAAGACATAGGGATAGAGTACATGTACGCTTTTGTTGGTAAGCTTAGTGACCAGGCTCTTGTTATACTAAAAGTAGAGAAAGCTGATGAGGCAATTGAAGTGCTAAAAGAAAACAATGTAAAAATACTTCCAGCTGAAGAGGTATATGCATTGTAA
- the hfq gene encoding RNA chaperone Hfq, whose product MAKGSLNLQDLFLNQLRKEKVNVTIFLLSGFQLKGTIKGFDNFTLIVETDNNKQQLIYKHAISSIMPSKPINYMAQAQNNQQASQQSNNNQGQETK is encoded by the coding sequence GTGGCGAAAGGAAGTTTAAACTTGCAGGACTTATTTTTAAACCAATTAAGAAAAGAAAAAGTAAATGTTACAATTTTCCTGCTCAGCGGTTTTCAGTTAAAAGGTACTATCAAGGGTTTTGACAATTTTACATTGATTGTAGAGACAGATAATAACAAGCAGCAGCTAATTTACAAGCATGCGATATCCTCAATCATGCCCTCAAAGCCAATAAATTATATGGCTCAGGCACAGAATAATCAGCAAGCTTCTCAGCAATCAAATAACAATCAAGGTCAGGAGACAAAATAA
- a CDS encoding alpha/beta-type small acid-soluble spore protein: protein MPRRKRLVPEAAPQLDKLKQETASEVGVTLDNYNPNITAKQAGTVGGYMVKKMIQDYQNRAKNQQ, encoded by the coding sequence ATGCCAAGAAGAAAGAGACTTGTTCCAGAGGCAGCACCTCAGCTTGACAAATTAAAACAGGAAACTGCCAGCGAAGTTGGTGTAACTCTTGACAACTACAATCCTAATATCACTGCAAAACAAGCTGGAACTGTCGGTGGATATATGGTCAAAAAGATGATACAGGACTATCAAAACAGGGCAAAAAATCAGCAATGA
- the mutL gene encoding DNA mismatch repair endonuclease MutL codes for MRELYKLPESITHILAAGEVVERPASCLKELLENSIDAGASLIDVKIEKGGMKRIEVYDNGKGIHPDDIEYVFERHTTSKIKSFEDIFSIKTMGFRGEALCAISSVAKVTLVSKHLEEEQGCMVKVEGGKVLSKSFCPFKEGTRIIVEDIFYNTPARLKFLKSPSTEQKYCLEVVEKIAIAWPEISFRAEADGKRQIFTPGDNKIESVIGSIFGIEIVKNLVEFSLEKESLKVWGYFVNPTVSRATRSGYHFYVNRRYIKSKLLSSCIDEAFKNSVITGRFPIVFLFVQIPPSEIDVNVHPSKLEVKFRDERFVYNTIYKAIADSLKSEKMIPKADLGKANDGNDAERERKYTEILSANSNDISLVISEQPNFFEMFSKGAEVVIEQQSFENFDAGNYKIVGYAFDTYIIVQSNDSLYLIDQHAVHERRLFEDFKSQVYSSNVQSQVLASPVVVRLPSSQKEFVISNASVFQKIGFEIEDFGKNEIVVRTWPALLSSNIDTIFLLDVIEMIYEQMVENKSLVEISEDLLKRIACRAAVKGNSKISDLEKKEIVELVLIKKEIFHCPHGRPVVVEISKREIEKMFKRIV; via the coding sequence ATGAGAGAGCTTTACAAACTTCCTGAAAGCATTACTCACATCTTGGCGGCAGGCGAGGTTGTAGAAAGACCGGCATCCTGCCTCAAAGAACTTTTGGAAAATTCAATAGATGCAGGAGCAAGTTTAATCGATGTTAAAATAGAAAAAGGTGGTATGAAGAGAATTGAGGTATATGATAATGGAAAGGGAATCCACCCTGATGACATTGAATATGTGTTTGAAAGACATACAACCAGCAAGATAAAATCTTTTGAGGATATATTCAGCATCAAAACAATGGGATTTAGAGGGGAAGCGCTCTGTGCAATATCGAGCGTGGCAAAGGTGACACTTGTTTCTAAGCATTTAGAGGAAGAACAGGGGTGTATGGTGAAAGTAGAAGGTGGCAAGGTTCTTTCTAAAAGTTTTTGTCCTTTTAAAGAAGGGACAAGGATCATTGTTGAAGATATTTTTTACAATACTCCTGCAAGGCTAAAATTTTTAAAATCTCCGTCAACTGAACAAAAGTACTGTCTTGAGGTGGTTGAAAAGATTGCAATTGCCTGGCCAGAAATTTCATTTCGGGCAGAGGCAGATGGCAAAAGACAAATTTTTACACCAGGAGATAATAAGATTGAGTCTGTCATTGGCTCTATATTTGGGATAGAGATAGTAAAAAATCTTGTTGAGTTTTCTCTTGAGAAAGAATCTCTAAAAGTTTGGGGTTATTTTGTAAACCCCACTGTGAGCAGAGCCACACGCTCAGGTTATCATTTTTATGTCAACAGAAGATATATCAAAAGCAAACTTCTTTCATCGTGCATTGATGAAGCGTTTAAGAATTCGGTCATCACAGGTAGATTTCCAATAGTGTTTCTTTTTGTGCAAATTCCGCCTTCTGAGATTGATGTCAATGTCCATCCATCAAAACTCGAGGTAAAGTTCAGGGATGAAAGATTTGTTTATAACACCATTTATAAAGCTATAGCAGACTCGTTAAAATCGGAAAAAATGATTCCCAAGGCTGATTTGGGCAAAGCTAATGATGGAAATGATGCTGAGCGTGAACGAAAATACACTGAAATTTTGTCTGCAAACTCAAACGATATATCTTTGGTTATTTCCGAGCAGCCAAATTTCTTTGAAATGTTTTCAAAAGGAGCAGAGGTTGTAATTGAGCAGCAGAGTTTTGAAAACTTTGATGCAGGAAACTATAAGATTGTTGGTTACGCTTTTGATACCTATATCATTGTACAAAGTAATGACAGCTTATACCTTATTGACCAGCACGCGGTGCACGAAAGAAGATTATTTGAAGATTTTAAAAGCCAAGTTTATTCTTCAAATGTTCAAAGCCAAGTGTTGGCTTCTCCTGTTGTTGTTCGGCTTCCATCTTCACAAAAAGAGTTTGTGATTTCAAATGCTTCTGTCTTTCAGAAAATAGGTTTTGAAATAGAGGATTTTGGGAAAAATGAAATAGTAGTGAGAACATGGCCTGCTCTGCTAAGTAGTAATATCGATACAATATTTTTACTTGATGTGATAGAGATGATATACGAACAGATGGTGGAAAACAAGAGCCTTGTGGAAATTTCTGAGGACCTGTTGAAAAGAATTGCTTGCAGAGCAGCAGTAAAAGGAAATAGTAAAATTTCAGACTTGGAAAAAAAAGAAATAGTTGAACTTGTGCTCATAAAGAAAGAAATTTTTCACTGCCCACATGGAAGACCAGTGGTAGTAGAGATTTCTAAGAGAGAAATTGAAAAAATGTTCAAAAGAATTGTATAA
- the mutS gene encoding DNA mismatch repair protein MutS: protein MQELTPMMQQYMEIKQKVKDCILFFRLGDFYEMFFEDAIVASKELEIALTSRDCGNNEKAPMCGVPYHSATSYIAKLIEKGYKVAICEQVEDPKLAKGIVKREITRIITPGTFIDENISTANNFICCISKDRSEFALTFVDVSTGEMYSCLLEEDLQKLLNEIGKYNPSEILISRSEDELYEFLKKNCTSFVQMIEFVDLQKCYEVIENQINVGKIDERLILSVGNLLKYLIETQKISFDYIRRFEFYRVQNYLQIDINTKRNLELTESIIQRSRKNSLLGILDRTKTSMGSRLLKKWIERPLIDVIEINRRLDSVEQLKSNYSILVQIEELLSRMYDIERLSSKFAYKNVNAKDLLSLKRSIEVLPALKKLLSSFSAQLLKEIYEGLDTLEDIYALIDSSINEDAPVTLKEGGIIKDGFNEEVDRLRNISKNSKELLVQYEEKERNLTGIKNLRIGYNKVFGYYIEVTKSNYSLVPDRYIRKQTLANAERYITEELKKLEDEILGADQKIIELEYQLFCEIRDRIEAQIERIQKTASYIAILDVLCSFARIAIDNEYVRPNVCLGDRIYIKNGRHPVVEKMIGRGNFIPNNTELDQAENRVLIITGPNMAGKSTYMRQVALIVIMAQMGCFVPADEAHIGIVDKIFSRIGASDDISSGQSTFMVEMSEVANILKNATPKSLIIFDEVGRGTSTYDGLSIAWAVLEYVADKSKIGAKTLFATHYHELTELEERIPGVKNYRVDVKEEGKNIIFLRKIVRGGCDSSYGIHVARLAGIPEEVLKRAEEILKQLEEADINRKNIRKLRKEIKKEFTEQIDFFSYKKEEIIDKIEKLDILNITPVQALNILSELKHEIIKAKERQLI, encoded by the coding sequence ATGCAAGAGCTAACTCCTATGATGCAGCAGTATATGGAGATAAAACAGAAAGTGAAAGATTGCATCTTATTTTTTAGGCTTGGCGATTTTTATGAGATGTTTTTTGAGGATGCGATTGTGGCGTCCAAAGAGCTTGAGATAGCCCTAACCAGCAGAGATTGTGGAAACAATGAAAAAGCTCCTATGTGCGGTGTGCCGTACCATTCTGCGACCAGTTACATTGCAAAGCTTATAGAAAAGGGATACAAGGTTGCTATCTGCGAACAGGTGGAAGACCCAAAGCTTGCAAAGGGAATTGTAAAAAGGGAAATTACAAGAATAATAACTCCAGGCACATTTATTGACGAGAATATTTCGACAGCCAATAATTTCATATGTTGTATATCAAAAGACAGGTCTGAATTTGCATTGACATTTGTAGATGTTTCGACTGGGGAGATGTATTCTTGCCTTCTTGAAGAAGACCTTCAAAAACTATTAAATGAAATTGGTAAATACAATCCCAGTGAGATTTTAATCTCACGTTCAGAAGATGAGCTTTATGAATTCTTGAAGAAAAACTGCACTTCTTTTGTGCAGATGATAGAGTTTGTGGATTTACAAAAGTGCTATGAGGTCATAGAAAATCAGATAAATGTAGGTAAAATAGATGAAAGGCTAATTTTGAGCGTAGGGAATCTGCTAAAGTATTTAATAGAGACCCAAAAAATTTCCTTTGATTATATAAGAAGGTTTGAATTTTACAGAGTCCAAAACTATCTTCAAATTGACATAAACACAAAACGAAATTTGGAGCTCACAGAGAGTATTATTCAGCGCTCCAGAAAGAATAGCCTTCTTGGTATTTTGGACCGAACAAAGACCTCAATGGGTTCAAGGCTATTGAAAAAATGGATTGAAAGACCTCTTATTGACGTTATTGAGATTAATAGAAGGCTCGACAGTGTTGAGCAGCTCAAATCAAACTATTCCATTTTAGTACAGATAGAAGAGCTTTTGAGTAGAATGTATGACATAGAAAGACTTTCTTCAAAGTTTGCATATAAGAATGTGAATGCCAAAGATTTGCTAAGTCTAAAAAGGTCGATTGAAGTGCTGCCAGCTTTAAAAAAACTTCTTTCTTCATTTTCTGCACAACTGTTAAAAGAGATTTATGAGGGTCTTGATACATTAGAAGATATATATGCGCTTATTGACAGTTCTATAAATGAGGATGCACCTGTGACCCTAAAAGAGGGTGGAATAATTAAAGATGGTTTTAATGAAGAAGTAGATAGATTGAGAAATATATCCAAAAATAGCAAGGAACTTTTGGTTCAGTACGAAGAGAAAGAGAGAAACCTCACAGGCATAAAAAATCTCAGAATTGGTTATAACAAGGTTTTTGGATACTATATTGAGGTGACCAAGTCAAACTACTCTCTTGTTCCGGACAGGTACATCCGAAAACAAACCCTTGCAAATGCAGAAAGATATATAACAGAGGAGCTCAAAAAATTGGAAGATGAAATATTGGGCGCTGACCAGAAAATCATCGAACTTGAATACCAGCTTTTTTGCGAAATAAGGGATAGAATTGAGGCTCAGATTGAAAGGATTCAAAAGACAGCAAGCTATATTGCCATCTTGGATGTTCTGTGTTCATTTGCACGCATTGCAATTGACAATGAATATGTCAGGCCAAATGTTTGCTTAGGGGATAGAATATACATTAAAAATGGTAGACATCCAGTTGTTGAAAAGATGATAGGCAGAGGCAATTTCATTCCGAACAATACCGAACTTGACCAGGCAGAAAACAGGGTTTTGATTATTACAGGTCCAAATATGGCTGGCAAGTCTACATACATGAGGCAGGTAGCTTTAATTGTCATAATGGCACAGATGGGATGTTTTGTACCTGCTGATGAGGCACACATTGGTATAGTTGATAAAATCTTTTCACGGATAGGGGCATCTGATGATATTTCATCTGGGCAGAGTACCTTCATGGTAGAGATGTCAGAGGTTGCGAACATATTGAAAAATGCAACGCCAAAAAGCCTTATAATTTTTGATGAGGTTGGGAGAGGAACAAGCACGTATGACGGACTTTCTATAGCATGGGCAGTTTTAGAGTATGTTGCTGATAAATCTAAGATTGGTGCAAAAACCCTTTTTGCAACTCATTACCATGAGCTAACAGAGCTTGAAGAAAGGATTCCAGGTGTAAAAAACTACAGGGTTGATGTCAAAGAGGAGGGTAAAAACATTATATTTTTGAGAAAGATTGTCAGAGGCGGATGTGACTCAAGTTATGGAATTCATGTTGCGCGGCTTGCTGGAATTCCGGAAGAGGTGTTAAAGAGAGCAGAGGAAATTCTAAAACAGCTTGAGGAAGCTGATATAAATAGAAAAAATATTAGAAAACTTAGAAAAGAAATCAAAAAAGAGTTTACTGAGCAGATAGATTTTTTTTCGTATAAAAAAGAGGAGATAATAGACAAAATTGAAAAACTTGATATTTTGAATATAACTCCTGTGCAGGCTTTAAACATCCTAAGTGAGCTTAAACATGAAATAATTAAAGCCAAAGAGAGGCAATTGATATGA
- a CDS encoding phenylacetate--CoA ligase family protein, giving the protein MRYWDEHMECMDRSTLQEIQLKRLVETVKRVYTSVPYYRKKMQERGIIPEDIKNLDDLKKLPFTTKQDLRDNYPYGLFAVPLSEIVRIHASSGTTGKPTVVGYTKHDIGIWSEVMARTLVAAGADKHSFVQIAYGYGLFTGGLGVHYGAERIGASVIPISSGNTRRQIQIMVDFGTTVLACTPSYALYLAETMEEMGIDKSQLKLKSGVFGAEPWSENMRKEIESKLNIKAYDIYGLSEIIGPGVSFECEYQCGMHINEDHFLPEIINPETGEVLGEGEYGELVFTTITKEGLPLIRYRTRDITALHYDRCKCGRTLVRMEKVIGRTDDMIIIRGVNVFPSQIESVLLEMGEVEPHYQLIVDRVNNLDVLEVLVEVSERMFSDEVKKLEQLEKKITKAIEETLGISVKVRLVEPKTIERSEGKAKRVIDKRKI; this is encoded by the coding sequence ATGAGATATTGGGATGAACATATGGAGTGCATGGACAGAAGTACTTTGCAAGAGATTCAGCTTAAAAGACTTGTTGAAACTGTGAAAAGAGTATATACCAGTGTGCCGTATTACAGGAAAAAGATGCAAGAGCGTGGCATTATTCCTGAAGACATAAAGAACTTGGACGACCTAAAAAAACTTCCATTTACTACAAAACAGGACTTGCGTGATAACTATCCGTATGGGCTTTTTGCAGTACCTTTGAGCGAAATTGTAAGAATTCATGCTTCTTCTGGAACAACAGGCAAACCTACTGTTGTCGGATACACAAAACATGATATTGGTATTTGGTCTGAGGTTATGGCAAGGACACTTGTGGCAGCTGGAGCAGACAAACATTCGTTTGTCCAGATAGCATATGGCTATGGTCTTTTCACAGGTGGGCTTGGTGTTCACTACGGGGCAGAGCGGATTGGTGCATCAGTAATACCAATTTCATCTGGAAATACGAGAAGACAGATACAGATTATGGTGGATTTTGGAACAACAGTTTTGGCTTGCACACCTTCATATGCTCTCTATCTTGCTGAGACTATGGAAGAGATGGGAATTGACAAATCTCAGCTTAAGCTAAAGTCAGGGGTATTTGGTGCAGAGCCGTGGTCGGAAAACATGCGAAAAGAAATAGAATCAAAATTGAATATCAAGGCATACGATATATACGGTCTTTCAGAAATAATTGGACCCGGGGTTTCGTTTGAATGTGAATATCAGTGTGGAATGCATATAAATGAAGACCATTTCTTACCAGAAATAATCAATCCAGAAACAGGTGAGGTTTTAGGCGAGGGAGAATATGGTGAGCTTGTATTTACCACAATTACAAAAGAAGGACTTCCGCTTATAAGATACAGAACACGAGACATAACTGCTCTTCACTATGATAGGTGCAAGTGCGGAAGAACATTAGTAAGGATGGAAAAGGTAATTGGTAGAACAGATGATATGATAATTATTCGAGGTGTCAATGTCTTCCCATCTCAGATAGAAAGCGTCCTGCTTGAGATGGGTGAAGTCGAGCCACATTATCAGCTGATTGTGGACAGGGTTAACAATCTTGATGTTCTTGAGGTTTTGGTAGAAGTTTCTGAAAGAATGTTTTCTGATGAGGTCAAGAAGCTTGAGCAGCTTGAGAAGAAAATAACAAAGGCTATTGAAGAGACTCTTGGAATTTCTGTAAAGGTTCGACTTGTTGAACCAAAGACAATTGAAAGAAGTGAAGGGAAGGCCAAAAGAGTTATTGACAAGAGAAAAATATAA